In Schizosaccharomyces osmophilus chromosome 1, complete sequence, the genomic window CTCTATTCAATTCTGTAAATGCCAGTACATTTAAGCTATTAGAGTTGTTAACCAACgaaatttcaaaacgataaataaacaaaagatcatcaaaataaacaaaaagatgGGAAGTATgcaagaacaaaagaatgcACAAGATCTGAAAACATTTATCGATGATTAAACATCAATTTGACGCACAAAATTAGAAGGGAATTGGCCTCTATTATGATCATCGTCGCCAACAACAAAGCCTTCCCACCAACCATCTTCATAAAGTCTTATTACGGCAATAGTATCGCCTTTCTGGAAAGAAATCTCTTCAGGGATAGCAGCATCGTAGTTATAGAGTGCATGAACGTACCCAAGGATCTTTTGTCCGTCTGAACTTGTTGGGGTCTCCATATCTAAAGAATGACTATCTTCTTCAGCATCGTATTCACCAGACATAGGATTTGACAAGTTTGCAACGCCATGCCCATTCGATGCAAGAAAATCATCCTTGATAGAGGATTCGAGTTCTGATTGGTAATCTTCATCATTCATAGTTCCGCCTAGGTCTTCGACAGAATCTTCCTTGACTTCATAATCATATTCCGGTTCAATAGCACCAGGGGTCAAAGATCGTGGTAGCCTGGATGCACGACGTGAAtgggaagaagaaggtcTCGAAGACTGGTTCCTTCGCAAACTGAACgaagaattgttttttcgaTTATCAGAAATGGGAGAAACAGCTCTGTTCTCCATTTTCATAACACTACTAAATTCATCCTGAATCTGTTGTCTTCTGGAAACCGGAGAAATGCTTTGATAAGGTGGGGGATTAGTTAATCCCGAGTCAGTATCAGGCTTATTGCTCTGTACGGacattttttgaaagttttcATCCATGGGTGACATGTCCGAAGAAGGATTAAAGACATTGGGGGTAACAGGGCGGCtcgattttttaaatttacTAAGGAGTTTCTTATGTGGTGACAATCGGCCTGATTGAGATGAATTAGAAGACATTGACGCAGCTGTCTGATTGACAGCAGCAGAGACGCTTTGTGAGCCAACGGATCCTCCCAAGGTAGCATTCCCTGTACGAGCAGCTGCTGAAAGAGTATAGGGGCGATTTAGGGTCATGTGGTCGTTTTCGACATTGGATGGAGCGCGATCAAAATTTGCTTGGACTAGCTCTACAACATTTTCAGGAGCTTCGCCTTTATAAAAGTCGTAAAATTTAGGAGGTTGAGGAATACCGGTTCCGGTAGCTCGAGAATCGATAAAACTTAAAACGTCGGTATTGACATTGCACGTCTCCAGGGATTTTCGGATGCGTTCGCAagcttcatcatcattgaAAGCGCCACGAGAAACGAGAAGGGTAAAAGTCCAAAGGACACTTCTTAGAAAATGGCGACgctcttcttcaatatccTGGAGCTTATCACAAGCCGACTTCCACTCCCTTATCCAACGGTTGTATGTATCTGAGACGGTTTGAACGCTAGCTTTGTATTCGGAAACACTGGATGCAATCGAATTTTGAGTCTTTTTCAGCTTGGAGTTGTTCCTTTCCAAATCCTTTCCAACCAGCATATTCTGTTGGGAAACATAATAGTTTACCTTTTTGCACAAATAATGGTACTTGTCTTGAGCCTTTGAAAAGTCATTAGCAAAAAATAGATATCATTTTAGGGAGGAGTGTCTCACCTTTTCGtagttttgtttctttgacTCCTTTTCCTTGTGGCACTTTTCAATGCTAGCGATAATCTAAAGCAGTGTTAGTCGAAGATAATTCGAAGGGAAAAATAAGTAGATTTCAAtacaattttctttttgtcttttaaAGATATAGCATAGCGACTAAAAGCGTTGGAGACATCGTCTTGTAAAAGCTGGGCGATTGCAAGACGGTTTTTGCCCATAGTATCCATTTCGGACTTCATCATTTGAATGGATGCTTTTAGAGTTCCAGTTTCATTGGCACCCACATTGGAGCGGGCCAATTTGGCCATTCGTTTAGCATAATCCTCCTCGATGCTTGCTCTACAGAAGACTTGttagaaataaaaacgaaaaagagaaaagatgTGTCATTCCCATTGTAtaaattcgttttcttttctcaaaaaaaaaaaaaaatgaagaaagttCTGGGAATGTTACCAAGGAGAAGAGAAGAGACATACCTTTCGTGAAAAAATGACCGTAGGTCTTCATTGATATGTTTTATTTCGCTGAAACGAGAAA contains:
- the imp2 gene encoding F-BAR domain protein Imp2, producing the protein MATTLNFNAQSSNPPRSFSNYFWGVNDEGYYALLSRFSEIKHINEDLRSFFHERASIEEDYAKRMAKLARSNVGANETGTLKASIQMMKSEMDTMGKNRLAIAQLLQDDVSNAFSRYAISLKDKKKIIIASIEKCHKEKESKKQNYEKAQDKYHYLCKKVNYYVSQQNMLVGKDLERNNSKLKKTQNSIASSVSEYKASVQTVSDTYNRWIREWKSACDKLQDIEEERRHFLRSVLWTFTLLVSRGAFNDDEACERIRKSLETCNVNTDVLSFIDSRATGTGIPQPPKFYDFYKGEAPENVVELVQANFDRAPSNVENDHMTLNRPYTLSAAARTGNATLGGSVGSQSVSAAVNQTAASMSSNSSQSGRLSPHKKLLSKFKKSSRPVTPNVFNPSSDMSPMDENFQKMSVQSNKPDTDSGLTNPPPYQSISPVSRRQQIQDEFSSVMKMENRAVSPISDNRKNNSSFSLRRNQSSRPSSSHSRRASRLPRSLTPGAIEPEYDYEVKEDSVEDLGGTMNDEDYQSELESSIKDDFLASNGHGVANLSNPMSGEYDAEEDSHSLDMETPTSSDGQKILGYVHALYNYDAAIPEEISFQKGDTIAVIRLYEDGWWEGFVVGDDDHNRGQFPSNFVRQIDV